The Methanomethylovorans hollandica DSM 15978 genome includes a region encoding these proteins:
- the hdrA2 gene encoding CoB-CoM heterodisulfide reductase HdrA2, producing the protein MRIGVYICHCGLNIAHVINVHSLQEKVSKLKDVVLVKDLQFMCSDSGQDSIAEDIKAHDLDHILVAACSPKLHEPTFRRVLQKAGLNKYMLEMVNIREQCSWVHMAEPQLATQKAFDLIRMGLARLKLLDPLQIKTVTANKSVLIIGGGVAGIEAALTLADSGYHVHMVEKEPTIGGKMALLNEVFPTNDCSICVLAPKMTDVQQHPSVDLMTMAEVSEVRGFAGNFQVTVTKKPRYVIEDRCKGCVDECSRVCPVEMANRFDMGMGRTKAINMPIPQAVPQVAYIDSDYCVGCGLCMQACPADAIDYNMKEETISIKVGAIILASGYKIFDAARKEEYGYGVYPDVITNMELERLLNASGPTRGKVLVPSTRQIPKKVAFIQCVGSRDETVGNPYCSRVCCMSAMKNAQLLKERYHDIEIVIHYIDIRAAGEMYEEYYIRSQSMGIDFIRGKVAEVQQDLNNKLFMRFEDTLSSEVTEEYYDLVVLSTGMEAPDDADKISRVLNLSRRTDRFFAIAHPKMRPVDSHVKGIYIAGCASGPKEIQAAIAQGLAASAKTMQLLTWGELETDPLSAHVDEEKCIGCKICEDVCQFGKIKVINGKATVDEVSCYGCGACSASCPTDAIMMRNSTDEQILAQVRAATEVKSEFPLIVAFLCNWCSYTCADLAGVSRIQYPTNIRAIRVMCAGRVDPDFVLEAFKGGADGVLVAGCRLGECHYIFANYSAKKRMEVLQGVLEDIGIDPHRLKVEWISAAEGERFARSIESFVDELKEIGPIGSELLEGHNDG; encoded by the coding sequence ATGCGCATAGGGGTCTATATTTGTCATTGCGGGCTGAACATTGCACACGTCATTAACGTGCATAGCCTGCAGGAGAAGGTCAGCAAGCTAAAGGATGTGGTGCTTGTGAAAGATCTGCAGTTCATGTGCTCGGATTCAGGCCAGGATTCCATAGCTGAGGACATAAAGGCACATGATCTTGATCATATCCTTGTGGCAGCCTGCTCTCCTAAGCTGCATGAACCTACTTTCAGGCGAGTGCTGCAGAAGGCAGGACTTAACAAGTACATGCTGGAAATGGTGAATATCCGGGAACAATGCTCCTGGGTGCACATGGCAGAACCCCAGCTTGCAACACAGAAAGCTTTTGACCTCATACGTATGGGTCTCGCACGCCTGAAGCTGCTGGACCCTTTGCAGATAAAAACAGTAACTGCCAACAAGAGTGTACTTATCATAGGCGGGGGGGTCGCTGGCATAGAGGCCGCCCTAACTCTTGCTGACAGCGGCTATCATGTACACATGGTGGAAAAGGAACCCACGATCGGTGGAAAAATGGCATTGCTCAACGAGGTGTTTCCTACGAACGATTGCTCCATCTGCGTGCTTGCACCCAAGATGACCGATGTGCAGCAACATCCGTCCGTCGATCTTATGACCATGGCCGAGGTTTCCGAGGTAAGAGGCTTTGCAGGTAATTTCCAGGTAACGGTTACAAAGAAACCCAGATATGTCATAGAGGACAGATGCAAGGGATGCGTGGACGAATGCTCAAGGGTCTGTCCTGTGGAAATGGCCAACCGTTTTGATATGGGTATGGGCAGGACCAAGGCGATAAACATGCCCATTCCCCAGGCTGTGCCCCAGGTGGCTTACATTGATAGTGATTACTGTGTAGGCTGTGGACTGTGCATGCAGGCCTGTCCTGCAGATGCCATTGACTACAACATGAAAGAGGAAACAATATCTATCAAAGTGGGTGCTATCATCCTTGCCAGTGGCTATAAGATATTTGATGCAGCCCGCAAGGAGGAATACGGATATGGTGTTTACCCGGATGTCATAACCAACATGGAGCTGGAACGCCTGCTCAATGCGTCCGGACCCACTAGGGGAAAAGTGCTTGTGCCTTCCACCAGGCAAATACCAAAGAAAGTAGCATTCATACAGTGTGTGGGTTCAAGGGATGAGACTGTGGGCAATCCTTACTGTTCACGTGTATGCTGCATGTCTGCCATGAAAAATGCCCAGTTGCTCAAGGAACGTTATCACGATATTGAGATCGTTATCCACTACATAGATATACGGGCTGCGGGGGAGATGTATGAAGAGTATTACATCCGTTCCCAGTCTATGGGTATTGATTTCATAAGGGGGAAAGTGGCTGAGGTACAGCAGGATCTCAATAACAAACTGTTCATGAGGTTCGAGGATACATTAAGTTCCGAGGTAACAGAAGAATACTATGACCTTGTAGTACTTTCCACTGGAATGGAAGCTCCGGATGATGCTGATAAAATCTCCAGGGTCCTTAATCTTTCCCGCCGTACGGACCGTTTCTTCGCGATTGCCCATCCCAAGATGAGGCCAGTGGATTCTCATGTGAAGGGAATTTACATAGCGGGTTGTGCTTCCGGTCCCAAAGAGATACAGGCGGCTATTGCCCAGGGGCTGGCAGCCTCAGCCAAAACCATGCAATTACTTACCTGGGGAGAGCTGGAAACTGACCCACTAAGTGCTCATGTGGACGAAGAGAAATGTATAGGGTGCAAAATTTGTGAAGATGTGTGCCAGTTCGGGAAGATCAAGGTGATCAACGGCAAAGCCACGGTAGATGAGGTCTCATGCTATGGGTGTGGTGCATGCAGTGCCTCCTGTCCCACGGATGCCATCATGATGCGTAACAGTACTGATGAGCAGATCCTGGCTCAGGTGCGGGCAGCCACTGAAGTAAAATCCGAGTTCCCTCTTATTGTAGCATTTCTCTGTAACTGGTGCAGCTATACCTGTGCTGATCTTGCAGGCGTTTCAAGGATACAGTATCCTACCAATATCAGAGCTATCAGGGTAATGTGTGCTGGTCGCGTGGACCCGGATTTCGTGCTGGAGGCCTTTAAGGGCGGGGCGGACGGTGTACTTGTCGCGGGCTGCCGGCTTGGTGAATGTCATTACATCTTTGCTAATTACAGTGCCAAAAAGAGGATGGAAGTGCTGCAGGGAGTGCTGGAGGACATAGGTATCGATCCCCATCGCCTGAAAGTGGAATGGATCTCGGCAGCTGAAGGTGAAAGATTTGCCAGGTCCATAGAGAGTTTCGTGGATGAGCTTAAGGAGATAGGGCCCATAGGTTCTGAGCTGCTGGAGGGGCACAATGACGGATGA
- a CDS encoding 4Fe-4S binding protein, with product MTDDRDETSMSLEKEMDVDGTHFIYRQISDRSGKVLDYDYKRCIGCGICVGLCPTKALELGPMTEISMGLDAPPVTMDLDKCTFCSMCVQFCPMHAYSMTEKGDFPLKEKFPQYDDFVRANEKCLPCALCEAACPEDAIRLELDMPTKAEVSPFKEGIEGQIEIDTEKCNLCGLCARFCDAFLLIEREKTPTDVRPFEQLLVDEDKCDYCTLCQDLCPEEAIRVVGEKRGVAPPVAGRIIIDDNKCTRCTWCQIVCPYDAMDIRKPIEGRITLIAPNVSKCDPQGCHGCFNVCPSHLWYVSKDGKISIQQDMCTYCGACVNACPKDVMHVERHLVHHTEIPDSPWASQWKDAINSMVTGKRNLPDVSRTLEVEPELPREHVEVELPSIDGNLLALARARLEQVTPVFNSTSIRRMLEKTEEVEPLRARIREQILKKEQ from the coding sequence ATGACGGATGACCGTGATGAAACATCCATGTCCCTGGAAAAGGAAATGGATGTGGATGGTACACACTTCATCTATAGGCAGATCAGCGACAGGTCCGGGAAAGTACTGGATTATGATTACAAACGGTGCATAGGTTGTGGCATCTGCGTAGGTCTCTGCCCCACAAAAGCTCTGGAACTTGGGCCCATGACGGAGATCTCCATGGGGCTGGATGCACCTCCGGTGACCATGGATCTGGATAAGTGTACTTTCTGTTCCATGTGTGTACAGTTCTGTCCCATGCATGCATACTCTATGACCGAAAAAGGGGATTTTCCTTTAAAGGAAAAGTTCCCGCAGTACGACGACTTTGTCCGGGCCAATGAAAAGTGTCTTCCCTGTGCCTTGTGCGAGGCAGCATGTCCTGAAGATGCTATCCGGCTTGAACTGGATATGCCGACCAAAGCTGAAGTCTCGCCTTTTAAGGAAGGCATAGAAGGGCAGATAGAGATAGACACGGAGAAGTGCAACCTGTGTGGGCTGTGTGCACGGTTCTGTGATGCATTCCTGCTCATTGAAAGAGAAAAGACACCTACGGATGTCAGACCTTTCGAACAGCTGCTGGTGGATGAGGATAAATGCGATTACTGTACCCTTTGCCAGGATCTTTGCCCAGAGGAAGCCATTCGTGTGGTCGGTGAGAAAAGAGGTGTAGCTCCTCCTGTAGCCGGAAGGATAATCATCGATGACAATAAATGCACTCGCTGTACCTGGTGCCAGATAGTATGCCCTTATGATGCAATGGATATCAGGAAACCTATTGAAGGTAGGATCACGCTCATTGCTCCTAACGTGAGCAAATGCGATCCTCAGGGCTGTCATGGATGTTTCAATGTCTGTCCATCACATTTATGGTATGTGTCAAAAGATGGCAAGATCTCCATTCAGCAGGATATGTGTACTTATTGTGGTGCCTGTGTGAATGCCTGCCCGAAGGATGTGATGCATGTGGAAAGGCACTTAGTGCACCATACAGAAATACCGGACAGCCCCTGGGCCAGCCAGTGGAAAGATGCCATTAATTCTATGGTTACAGGAAAACGTAATCTTCCCGATGTATCCCGTACCCTGGAAGTGGAACCGGAACTTCCCAGAGAACATGTGGAAGTTGAACTTCCCAGCATAGACGGTAATCTTCTGGCGCTTGCAAGAGCACGGCTTGAACAGGTCACGCCCGTATTCAACAGCACTTCTATCCGCAGGATGCTGGAGAAGACTGAAGAGGTTGAGCCTCTGAGGGCTCGCATAAGGGAACAGATACTTAAAAAAGAACAATAA
- the gatE gene encoding Glu-tRNA(Gln) amidotransferase subunit GatE, with product MADKLDYRALGLKCGLEIHQQLDSKQKLFCRCPTIIRDIKESTSEFFRFLRPTASEMGETDRAALEQSKLNRKYCYKAYDSTCLVENDDEPPTEVNPEALDIALVITKLLHMQPVDQMHVMRKIVVDGSNTSGFQRTAFLAKGGYLETSQGHVGVDVLCLEEEACQKIEDQGDVVIYSLDRLGIPLVEIGTAPDIISPAHAKETAQQIGMLLRSTGKVKRGLGTIRQDVNISIAKGARVELKGVQALDILEMLVEREVERQANLLEIRDALLAKGASVCNKIFDVNGVFEKTTSKVIQKSLKKGKVFAVLLPGFAGFVGREVQPGRRLGTEFSDRAKTSGVGGIFHTDELPNYGITEAEVLALRQAVGAKDGDAVIMVADVEKRARGAMESVIKRANEALLGVPEETRKALPDGNSSYLRPLPGAARMYPETDVPQADISMEHFASLPVPELLTDKSKRFTAELDLSGELADMIVYSSYLPLFEELVARFQDGKIVTPTLISRTLTGMLPELKRDGADIDRLCDEHFRQVFSLVEQAAFSREGIDPVLRILAQRPDISAQKAAAEAGLSGSDTADVEQFIDTMIHERQDFVKEKGMAAVGPLMGVVMAEFRGKVDGKILSDILKQKINKSLSI from the coding sequence ATGGCTGATAAATTAGATTACAGAGCTCTTGGTTTGAAATGCGGGCTTGAGATCCACCAGCAGCTGGACTCAAAGCAGAAACTGTTCTGCAGGTGCCCCACGATAATAAGGGATATAAAAGAATCAACTTCTGAGTTTTTCAGGTTCCTGCGCCCCACAGCCAGTGAGATGGGGGAGACAGACAGGGCGGCTCTGGAACAGTCCAAGCTCAACCGTAAATACTGCTATAAGGCCTATGATTCCACGTGCCTTGTGGAAAATGATGACGAACCACCCACCGAGGTCAATCCGGAAGCTCTGGACATTGCTCTTGTGATCACAAAACTGCTGCATATGCAGCCCGTTGACCAGATGCATGTAATGCGTAAGATAGTGGTGGACGGTTCCAACACCAGCGGTTTCCAGCGTACTGCTTTCCTTGCAAAGGGCGGTTATCTAGAGACTTCCCAAGGACATGTGGGTGTGGATGTGCTGTGTCTTGAAGAGGAAGCGTGTCAGAAGATAGAGGATCAGGGGGATGTGGTGATATATTCCCTGGACAGGCTGGGCATACCTCTTGTGGAAATAGGCACTGCGCCGGATATCATATCACCTGCACATGCAAAAGAAACGGCACAGCAGATAGGAATGCTGCTGCGTTCCACTGGCAAGGTAAAACGCGGTCTTGGTACTATCCGCCAGGATGTCAATATTTCAATCGCAAAAGGTGCCAGGGTGGAGCTTAAAGGAGTCCAGGCTCTGGATATCCTGGAAATGCTCGTGGAGAGGGAAGTGGAACGTCAGGCAAACCTGCTTGAGATAAGGGATGCATTGCTGGCAAAAGGTGCATCTGTGTGTAATAAGATATTTGATGTTAATGGTGTCTTTGAAAAGACCACTTCCAAGGTCATACAGAAATCTCTGAAGAAAGGCAAGGTGTTTGCTGTATTGCTTCCGGGATTTGCCGGGTTCGTAGGCAGAGAAGTCCAGCCTGGCAGAAGGCTTGGTACAGAGTTCTCTGACCGTGCCAAGACATCGGGAGTTGGTGGGATATTCCACACCGATGAACTTCCAAATTATGGTATTACTGAGGCAGAGGTGCTTGCACTGCGCCAGGCAGTGGGTGCAAAGGATGGGGATGCGGTCATAATGGTGGCAGATGTTGAGAAGCGTGCCAGGGGTGCTATGGAAAGTGTGATAAAAAGAGCAAATGAAGCTCTTTTGGGTGTGCCTGAAGAGACACGTAAAGCACTTCCTGATGGTAACAGCTCCTACCTGCGGCCTCTGCCGGGGGCTGCAAGGATGTACCCTGAGACCGATGTGCCCCAGGCGGATATTTCAATGGAGCATTTTGCAAGCCTCCCTGTTCCAGAACTGCTCACGGACAAGTCAAAGCGTTTCACTGCTGAGCTGGACTTAAGTGGCGAACTTGCTGATATGATCGTGTATTCGTCGTATCTCCCTCTGTTCGAGGAACTGGTCGCACGTTTCCAGGATGGGAAGATCGTGACACCCACCCTTATCTCCCGTACTCTTACGGGTATGCTGCCGGAGCTGAAACGTGATGGTGCGGACATCGACAGACTCTGTGATGAGCATTTCAGACAGGTGTTCTCTCTCGTGGAACAGGCTGCATTTTCCAGAGAAGGCATTGATCCTGTGCTTAGAATACTTGCACAGAGGCCAGATATTTCTGCACAGAAGGCTGCTGCCGAAGCAGGGCTTTCGGGCAGTGATACTGCCGATGTCGAACAGTTCATTGATACTATGATCCATGAAAGGCAGGACTTTGTGAAAGAAAAAGGCATGGCTGCCGTGGGTCCGCTTATGGGTGTGGTGATGGCTGAGTTCAGAGGCAAAGTAGACGGTAAAATATTGAGTGATATCCTCAAACAAAAAATTAATAAGTCGTTAAGTATATAA
- the carA gene encoding glutamine-hydrolyzing carbamoyl-phosphate synthase small subunit, with the protein MKAVLGLEDGTIIQGTGFGAEGIVSGELVFTTQYTGYEEALSDPSYKGQILMFTYPLIGNYGVSNNCFESDGVKAEGLVVRESCPEPSHYRSKRTIFQLMEDEGKPGIAGVDTRMLTIKTREHGTLRAALINGSDDGEEAVKLARKQPHISELDYISMVTCPEPYRLESPLRDPYNPKHVVLMDMGMKRSITTSLLKRGIDITVVPANASISMIESYEPDMLFLSNGPGDPKQAKNAVEAVKKFSGTLPIVGICLGHQILSRALGAETYKLKFGHRGANQPVKDLETGIVHITSQNHGFAVDGDSFGSEDVIVTQVNTNDKTVEGIAHKYLDMFSVQYHPDAHPGPMDTEKIFFGKVLKLLEGE; encoded by the coding sequence ATGAAGGCAGTATTAGGATTAGAAGATGGAACGATTATTCAAGGCACCGGGTTCGGTGCTGAAGGCATAGTTTCTGGAGAACTGGTTTTTACTACTCAATATACAGGTTATGAGGAGGCGCTTTCTGACCCTTCGTATAAAGGGCAGATTCTGATGTTCACTTATCCATTAATCGGCAACTACGGTGTTAGCAACAATTGTTTTGAATCTGACGGGGTCAAGGCCGAAGGCCTTGTGGTCAGGGAATCCTGTCCTGAGCCCTCTCATTACAGATCAAAGCGTACTATTTTCCAGCTTATGGAGGACGAGGGCAAACCCGGTATAGCCGGTGTGGATACGCGCATGCTTACAATAAAGACGCGTGAGCATGGTACTCTGCGTGCAGCTCTCATCAATGGCAGCGACGATGGGGAGGAAGCTGTGAAGCTTGCTAGGAAACAGCCCCACATCTCAGAACTGGACTACATATCAATGGTAACCTGTCCGGAACCTTACAGGCTGGAAAGTCCCTTGCGGGACCCTTACAATCCAAAACATGTTGTGCTTATGGATATGGGTATGAAGCGCAGCATCACCACAAGCCTCCTCAAGAGGGGTATTGACATCACAGTGGTGCCTGCGAATGCAAGTATTTCAATGATAGAATCATACGAACCTGATATGCTTTTCCTTTCCAACGGGCCAGGAGATCCGAAGCAGGCAAAGAACGCGGTTGAGGCTGTAAAGAAGTTTTCAGGAACACTGCCCATTGTGGGCATATGTCTGGGACATCAGATATTGTCCCGGGCGCTAGGTGCCGAAACCTACAAGCTGAAATTCGGACACAGGGGAGCTAACCAGCCTGTCAAGGATTTAGAAACGGGTATAGTACACATCACTTCTCAAAACCACGGTTTTGCAGTGGACGGCGATTCATTTGGATCTGAAGATGTGATTGTCACACAGGTCAATACCAACGATAAGACGGTGGAAGGTATAGCCCACAAATATCTTGATATGTTCAGTGTGCAGTATCACCCCGATGCACATCCGGGTCCTATGGATACGGAGAAGATATTCTTTGGTAAAGTTCTCAAGCTCCTGGAAGGTGAGTAA
- the carB gene encoding carbamoyl-phosphate synthase large subunit translates to MPKRTDIKKVLLIGSGPITIGQAAEFDFSGSQACRSLKEEGLQVVLVNSNPATIMTDPEMADAVYIEPLEPKTVAKIIEKERPDGIIAGIGGQTGLNITSELAEMGVFEKFGVKLLGTPLQAIKNTEDRELFKETMESIGEKVPRSKAVSTLAEAEGLIDELGLPLIIRPAYTLGGAGGGIARSREELLEITERGLRRSRISQVLIEESVLGWKEFEYEVMRDSNDTCIVICNMENIDPMGIHTGESIVVTPSQTLNDEEHQMLRTAAIKIIRALGIEGGCNIQFAVKDGEYRIVEVNPRVSRSSALASKATGYPIARVTAKIAIGMALDEILNDVTKKTPASFEPTIDYVVTKIPRWPFDKFVTADKTLTTAMKSTGEVMAIGRTIEESMLKAIRSLDIDMCFGKGEWNENEVPALLKTPTSERLFVIYKALATGFSVEEIVELTSIDPFFLRKIRNIVDMENMLEHAGSKGDIPTDLLRKSKRMGFTDERIAELTGRKRADINDLRRNEGIIATYKMVDTCSAEFAAETPYYYSCYEQMCETNPSDRKKVLILGAGPIRIGQGIEFDYCTVHAVTAIREEGIEAHIINNNPETVSTDYDTSDKLFFEPLTLEDVMNVIDRERPDGVLVQFGGQTSVNLAIPLEKELKRRTDLPTVIMGTSPADMDVAEDREKFNVMMKQLGINQPEAGYATSQEDAFEVAARIGYPVLVRPSYVLGGRAMEIVYDQNDLERYMREAVRVSPQHPILIDDFLESALEIDVDAVCDGKNVLIGAIMEHIEEAGVHSGDSACVIPPQSFDEETLETVRDYTRKIALALNVKGLLNIQMAKQNGTVYVLEANPRSSRTVPFVSKAVGLPLAKIAAKVIIGHSLKDMGYNLDKEPQVNHVSVKEVLLPFDKLPGADPVLGPEMKSTGEVMGIDYDYGRAFFKAQLSADNLLPLTGKVFMSIRGADREQLVEVARILKNAGIELIGTDGTAQYLAEHGIKMDIIKKVREGSPNVIDMMRRNEVSLVINTPINKQARKDGYMIRRAAVDFKIPYITTIQAAIAAAKAIKSMKAGEMITKSINEYHREILN, encoded by the coding sequence ATGCCCAAAAGGACAGATATTAAGAAAGTATTGCTCATAGGCTCAGGTCCTATCACCATCGGCCAGGCTGCAGAATTCGACTTTTCAGGCAGCCAGGCATGCAGGTCCCTTAAGGAAGAGGGACTGCAAGTGGTGCTGGTCAACTCCAACCCGGCTACTATTATGACAGATCCCGAAATGGCAGATGCTGTCTATATAGAGCCACTTGAGCCAAAAACAGTAGCCAAGATCATTGAAAAGGAGAGGCCCGATGGCATTATTGCAGGTATAGGTGGCCAGACGGGTCTTAACATAACCAGTGAGCTTGCTGAGATGGGCGTCTTCGAGAAGTTCGGCGTAAAACTGCTGGGCACACCGCTCCAGGCTATTAAGAACACTGAGGACCGTGAACTGTTCAAGGAAACAATGGAGAGCATCGGTGAAAAGGTGCCACGCAGTAAGGCAGTGTCCACACTTGCAGAAGCAGAAGGGCTCATTGATGAGCTGGGATTGCCTCTTATCATCAGGCCGGCCTATACGCTGGGAGGTGCCGGAGGCGGTATAGCCCGTTCCCGCGAGGAGCTTCTGGAAATAACTGAAAGAGGACTTCGACGCAGTCGCATCAGCCAGGTGCTTATAGAAGAAAGTGTACTGGGCTGGAAGGAGTTCGAGTACGAGGTCATGAGGGACTCTAATGATACATGTATCGTAATATGTAACATGGAGAATATCGATCCCATGGGTATCCACACAGGTGAGTCCATCGTGGTCACACCTTCCCAGACACTTAATGATGAAGAACATCAGATGCTCAGAACTGCAGCCATTAAGATCATCCGTGCATTGGGGATCGAAGGTGGCTGTAATATCCAGTTCGCTGTGAAGGATGGGGAATACAGGATAGTGGAAGTCAATCCCCGTGTATCGCGCTCATCTGCCCTGGCATCCAAGGCCACAGGCTATCCAATAGCAAGGGTCACTGCAAAGATCGCAATAGGTATGGCTCTGGACGAGATACTCAACGATGTCACAAAGAAAACCCCTGCATCCTTCGAACCTACCATAGACTACGTTGTTACCAAGATCCCGCGCTGGCCATTTGATAAGTTCGTGACGGCAGATAAGACCTTGACCACAGCCATGAAGAGCACAGGAGAGGTAATGGCCATCGGCAGGACCATTGAGGAATCAATGCTTAAGGCCATAAGGTCCCTGGACATTGACATGTGCTTTGGCAAAGGGGAATGGAATGAAAATGAGGTCCCTGCTCTTCTGAAAACTCCGACCAGCGAAAGGCTGTTTGTTATCTACAAAGCTCTGGCCACAGGCTTTTCAGTGGAGGAGATCGTAGAGCTCACATCTATCGACCCTTTCTTCCTCAGGAAGATCAGGAATATCGTCGATATGGAAAATATGCTTGAGCATGCTGGTTCTAAGGGTGATATACCGACGGATCTGCTAAGAAAAAGCAAGCGCATGGGATTCACTGATGAACGCATTGCAGAACTTACAGGCAGGAAAAGGGCAGATATCAATGACCTTAGACGTAATGAAGGGATCATTGCCACTTACAAGATGGTGGACACATGTTCCGCCGAGTTCGCAGCTGAGACTCCTTATTATTACTCATGCTACGAGCAGATGTGTGAAACAAATCCTTCCGACAGGAAGAAGGTCCTGATTCTGGGTGCAGGTCCCATCAGGATCGGTCAGGGCATTGAGTTCGATTACTGTACCGTGCACGCTGTTACAGCTATCAGGGAAGAGGGTATAGAAGCCCATATCATCAACAATAACCCGGAAACCGTATCTACTGACTATGACACTTCTGATAAGCTCTTCTTTGAGCCTCTTACTCTTGAGGATGTAATGAACGTCATTGACAGGGAAAGGCCGGATGGAGTACTGGTACAGTTCGGCGGCCAGACCTCTGTGAACCTGGCAATACCTCTGGAAAAGGAACTCAAGAGGCGCACAGATCTTCCGACGGTGATAATGGGTACTTCTCCGGCTGACATGGATGTTGCAGAGGATAGGGAGAAGTTCAACGTTATGATGAAGCAGCTTGGTATCAATCAGCCTGAAGCGGGTTATGCCACTTCTCAGGAAGATGCTTTTGAAGTTGCTGCCCGTATTGGATATCCTGTACTCGTAAGGCCTTCATATGTGCTGGGAGGCAGGGCTATGGAAATAGTATACGACCAGAACGATCTGGAAAGGTACATGCGTGAGGCAGTAAGGGTTTCTCCACAGCACCCAATTCTGATAGATGATTTCCTGGAAAGCGCTTTGGAGATCGATGTAGATGCTGTGTGCGACGGCAAGAATGTGCTCATCGGAGCTATCATGGAGCATATTGAGGAAGCAGGTGTGCATTCCGGTGACTCTGCCTGTGTGATACCTCCTCAGTCCTTTGATGAAGAGACACTGGAAACTGTGAGGGACTACACACGCAAGATCGCATTGGCATTGAACGTGAAGGGATTGCTGAACATCCAGATGGCAAAACAGAACGGTACTGTGTATGTGCTGGAAGCAAATCCACGTTCAAGCAGGACAGTACCTTTTGTTTCCAAGGCTGTAGGTCTTCCGCTTGCGAAGATCGCCGCAAAGGTCATCATAGGTCATTCTCTGAAAGATATGGGTTACAACCTTGATAAGGAACCCCAGGTGAACCATGTATCTGTCAAGGAAGTACTGTTACCTTTCGACAAGCTACCGGGAGCAGATCCGGTGCTGGGCCCTGAAATGAAGAGTACAGGTGAGGTCATGGGCATAGACTATGACTATGGACGTGCTTTCTTCAAGGCGCAGCTCAGTGCGGATAACCTATTGCCTCTTACCGGAAAGGTCTTCATGTCCATCCGGGGAGCAGACAGGGAGCAGCTTGTGGAGGTTGCCCGCATACTAAAGAATGCCGGTATAGAGCTCATAGGCACTGACGGAACTGCTCAATACCTTGCAGAACACGGAATTAAAATGGACATCATTAAAAAGGTACGTGAGGGCAGTCCCAATGTTATCGATATGATGCGCAGGAACGAAGTTTCCCTGGTCATCAACACGCCTATCAACAAGCAGGCCCGTAAGGACGGTTACATGATACGCAGGGCTGCTGTGGACTTCAAGATACCGTACATCACCACCATCCAGGCTGCTATCGCTGCAGCCAAGGCCATTAAGTCTATGAAGGCCGGTGAAATGATCACCAAGTCCATCAACGAATACCACAGGGAGATCCTTAATTAA